A single Anopheles arabiensis isolate DONGOLA chromosome 2, AaraD3, whole genome shotgun sequence DNA region contains:
- the LOC120895978 gene encoding twinfilin, with translation MSHQTGIKANAELLKFFGKCKDGKTRVLKVSIENEELRLVSHSDVKRDWEKDYDTLVRPLIEESTPCYILYRLDYKIPTGYAWLLMSWVPESATVRQKMLYASTKATLKLEFGSGHIKEELNATSKEETTLQGYQKHKVDFNTPAPLTSREEELAELRKTEVKTDFGIDTKQQTLGGINCPIADAVAQALHDMRRGGYNYLQFRIDLEEEKIHLVKADNIELTGLPAQIPTDHARYHLYIFKHHHEGNYLESVVFVYSMPGYSCSIRERMMYSSCKGPFSATIEKHGIQVAKKLEIDNGAELTEEFLHEELHPRKLNLRPQFSKPKGPPSRGAKRLTKPQAVE, from the exons CAAACGCCGAGCTTCTGAAGTTCTTTGGCAAATGCAAAGACGGAAAAACCCGGGTTCTGAAAGTTTCTAttgaaaatg AGGAGCTCCGGCTGGTAAGCCACAGTGATGTGAAGCGAGACTGGGAGAAAGACTACGATACGTTGGTGAGACCGCTGATCGAGGAGAGCACGCCGTGCTACATTCTTTACAG ATTGGACTACAAAATCCCCACCGGGTACGCATGGCTGCTGATGAGCTGGGTGCCGGAATCGGCCACCGTGCGACAGAAAATGCTGTACGCTTCGACGAAGGCGACGCTCAAGCTGGAGTTCGGCTCCGGCCACATCAAGGAGGAGCTGAACGCGACGTCCAAGGAGGAGACGACGCTGCAGGGCTACCAGAAGCACAAGGTGGACTTTAACACGCCCGCTCCGCTGACCAGCCGGGAGGAGGAGCTGGCCGAGCTGCGCAAAACCGAGGTGAAGACAGATTTCGGCATCGACACCAAGCAGCAGACGCTCGGCGGCATCAACTGTCCGATCGCGGACGCGGTCGCCCAAGCGCTGCACGATATGCGCCGCGGCGGCTACAACTATCTGCAGTTTCGCATCGATCTCGAGGAGGAAAAGATACACCTGGTGAAGGCGGACAACATCGAGCTGACCGGGCTGCCGGCCCAAATACCGACCGACCACGCCCGCTACCATCTGTACATCTTCAAGCACCACCACGAGGGCAACTATCTCGAGAGCGTGGTGTTCGTGTACTCGATGCCCGGGTACAGCTGCTCGATCCGCGAGCGCATGATGTACTCCAGCTGCAAGGGCCCGTTTTCGGCGACGATCGAAAAGCACGGCATACAGGTGGCGAAAAAGCTCGAGATCGATAATGGTGCCGAGCTGACCGAGGAGTTCCTGCACGAGGAGCTGCATCCGCGCAAGCTGAACCTTCGGCCACAGTTCTCCAAACCGAAGGGACCGCCTAGCCGCGGTGCTAAAAGACTGACCAAACCACAGGCTGTTGAGTAA
- the LOC120898024 gene encoding DNA repair protein XRCC3, translating to MESEFEGFSSGSEILTKHADRWRKVSFGVPVFDRLTGGGIGARGIFELAGDPGSGKTQIALKLALTAQRTVPNSCVVYICTEHRFPSRRLLQMEAEYKRQQSADDAVRDHNFVDHILVEHVWCVPTLMACLFDRLPKLLESTKISVLIIDSIASPFVEERDYISRAETFRSIVHRLHQLQERHNFAICVTNQVRSVIDSSTLDDQRNVPALGLAWSTLVHTRLQLSRTTLSSNDRRCTVVFGPSAPPKHGFYQIDESGPVDTEALRVSMS from the exons ATGGAATCAGAATTTGAAGGCTTTTCCAGTG GCAGTGAAATATTGACCAAACATGCCGATCGGTGGCGTAAGGTGAGCTTCGGTGTGCCGGTTTTCGACCGGCTTACGGGTGGCGGTATCGGTGCCCGGGGAATCTTCGAGCTGGCGGGTGATCCGGGATCGGGCAAAACACAGATCGCACTAAAGCTAGCACTGACGGCCCAGCGCACCGTGCCGAACTCCTGCGTGGTGTACATCTGCACCGAGCATAGGTTTCCTTCGCGCAGGCTACTACAGATGGAGGCAGAATACAAACGCCAGCAGAGTGCGGATGATGCCGTCCGGGACCATAACTTTGTGGACCACATACTGGTGGAGCACGTATGGTGTGTG CCTACCCTGATGGCCTGTTTGTTCGATCGCCTGCCCAAGCTGCTGGAAAGCACAAAAATCAGTGTGCTCATCATCGATTCCATCGCGAGCCCATTCGTGGAGGAAAGGGACTACATTTCGCGGGCGGAAACCTTCCGCTCGATAGTGCACCGGCTGCACCAGCTGCAGGAGCGGCACAACTTTGCCATCTGCGTAACGAACCAGGTCCGTTCGGTGATCGACTCTTCCACGCTGGACGACCAGCGGAACGTTCCGGCGCTGGGGCTCGCCTGGAGTACGCTGGTGCACACGCGCTTGCAGCTTTCCCGCACCACGCTAAGCTCGAACGATCGACGCTGCACGGTTGTGTTTGGACCATCGGCCCCACCGAAGCATGGCTTCTATCAGATCGACGA